The genomic segment GAATGCGACGATTGTCACCAACAGCATCGATGAGCTGCTGGCGCGGCAGGCTCGTCTCGAAACCGAGCGCGATGGTGCCGAGCAGGTCGTGTTTCCCAAGGTGCTGCTCGACCGGGCCAAGGAGAGCAACTCCGAGGCGAGCCGTGCGATCACTGCGGAGCGGAAGCTGTTCGACCTCCGCCGCCAGGCAAGGAGCGGCCAGAAAGCGCAGTTGCAGGAGAAGAGCGCGCAGCTGGAAAACGAGATTAAGGGCTATACGGGGCAGTCGGAGGCCAAGCAGAAGGAAGTGGAATTCATCCGCCAGGAGCTGGAGGGCGTACGCAGCCTCTGGCAAAAGAATCTGGTGCCGATCACGCGGCTCAATTCCCTCGAGCGCGACTCCGCCCGCATCGAGGGCGAGCGCAGCCAGCTTGCAGGGATGATCGCGCAGTCGAAGGGCAAGATCTCCGAAATTGGACTCCAGATCATTCAAATCGACCAGGACCTCCGGACGGAGGTCGGCAAGGACTTGATTGAAACGCGCTCGAAACTCTCCGAGCTAGGCGAGCGCAAGACTGCGGCGGTGGATCAGTTAAATCGCGTCGATATCAGAGCGCCACAATCCGGTCGCGTCCACGAGCTCAGCGTGCATACGGTTGGGGGGGTGATCTCTCCCGGTGAGCAAATCATGCTGATCGTCCCTGATGCGGACTCGCTTGCGGTCGAGGTCAAGATCGCGCCGAAGGATATCGACCAGGTCTATGTGGGGCAGACCGCGACAATGCGCTTTGCAGCATTCAACCAGAAAACCACGCCCGAAATCGATGGCGAGGTCAGCATGGTCTCGGCAGACATCACGCAGGATCAGCGTGCCGGCACCAGCTACTACACAGGCCGCGTCCTGCTGAAGCCGGAAGAGCTGGCGAAGCTCGGCTCGGCCAAGTTGCTGCCCGGCATGCCCGTCGAGGTCTTCATCAAGACTGCAGGGCGGACCGCGCTTTCATACTTGCTCAAGCCGCTGCAGGACCAGGCGGGGCGGGCGTTCAAGGAGCGCTGAGCTCGTGCAAGATGGCAGCAGCGCTCGACTGCATGTTTTCGGGACCGGCGCCCTTTCCCTGGGCGTCGGTGTTGCGACCAGTTCCTGAAAGCAAGGCCGGACGGTCGCAAGCATGAGGGGCGGGCGTGTCGGCCCGACGCGCGCGCGTCCCAAACCGGACCCGCGTCTGCACTCCGATTTGAAGGATCCGCCGTAGCATTTGGGCGATCGGCGCGCCGTGCCAAATCCGGTGGAACGAACGTGACGAGATCGCCCACCTCGCGGTCAACCCCACTAAATTGCGTACCTTTCGATCGGGCGAGCGCGGTGGTTGCCCGTTCCCTCCATGCGGGACGATGGGGCGCTCGAACGATCGTCCGCTCAGAACGTCCATTCGCTTGGCATGCAGGGTCATGGCGGCGACGAAGCCGAGTATGGAAGCTTCAGCTCCCAGAATGACGAGTAGCTCGACCGGCATGCGAATGAGG from the Bradyrhizobium sp. WBAH42 genome contains:
- a CDS encoding HlyD family type I secretion periplasmic adaptor subunit, with translation MNGQVAPALQSIQRYMIVGMIMLALVTFGVGGWATTTQLSGAVIAQGVVVVDSSVKKVQHATGGIVGELRVRQGDRVNAGDVLIRLDQTQTLANATIVTNSIDELLARQARLETERDGAEQVVFPKVLLDRAKESNSEASRAITAERKLFDLRRQARSGQKAQLQEKSAQLENEIKGYTGQSEAKQKEVEFIRQELEGVRSLWQKNLVPITRLNSLERDSARIEGERSQLAGMIAQSKGKISEIGLQIIQIDQDLRTEVGKDLIETRSKLSELGERKTAAVDQLNRVDIRAPQSGRVHELSVHTVGGVISPGEQIMLIVPDADSLAVEVKIAPKDIDQVYVGQTATMRFAAFNQKTTPEIDGEVSMVSADITQDQRAGTSYYTGRVLLKPEELAKLGSAKLLPGMPVEVFIKTAGRTALSYLLKPLQDQAGRAFKER